The proteins below are encoded in one region of Paenibacillus sp. YYML68:
- the mazG gene encoding nucleoside triphosphate pyrophosphohydrolase — MSAQPQITVVGLGTGDENQLTLGVWRKLQAAGNRGGAVYLRTKEHPMVTLLDHHGIRYETFDAVYEAHEGFEAVYETIAESLLAKSVEPNAGELLYAVPGHPMVAERTVQLLRERCSSRGVLLTMMGGESFLDQAFLRLGFDPIEGFQLLDATELKASAMNPRMHTLIGQVYDTFTASDVKLTLMELYPDDYPVTVGHSLGVAGEERVREVPLYELDRVEGYGNLSLVWVPRTDRDDVRNRTFERLHEIVEILRSPDGCPWDREQTHESLRRNLIEEAYEVLETIEEDDPEHMREELGDLLLQVMLHAQIEADVGSFTVYDVIAELNEKLIRRHPHVFGASQAEDAEEALVNWQQIKAEEKRLKGIEPGSQSVLGGVPRGLPGLMKAYKLQKKAAEVGFDWKTLEDVLPIVQSELDEVIEAIRTSGKAEQHEELGDLLFAVVNLARFLKVEPEEAMADASRKFVMRFQYIEEQLKQRGLTPQEADLQQMEDLWQEAKKVLKRSSE, encoded by the coding sequence ATGAGCGCTCAACCGCAAATAACGGTCGTCGGACTGGGTACCGGCGACGAGAACCAATTGACGCTAGGCGTATGGCGCAAGCTGCAAGCAGCTGGCAACCGGGGAGGCGCGGTGTACTTACGCACGAAGGAGCATCCGATGGTGACGCTGCTTGATCATCACGGCATCCGCTACGAAACGTTCGACGCGGTCTACGAGGCCCATGAAGGCTTCGAGGCAGTCTATGAGACGATTGCGGAATCGCTCCTCGCGAAAAGTGTCGAGCCTAATGCAGGAGAGCTGCTCTACGCCGTTCCCGGTCACCCGATGGTAGCGGAGAGAACCGTACAGCTGCTGCGGGAGCGCTGCTCGTCAAGGGGCGTTCTGCTCACGATGATGGGCGGAGAGAGCTTCCTGGATCAAGCGTTCTTGCGGCTCGGCTTCGATCCGATTGAAGGCTTCCAGCTGCTGGATGCGACAGAGCTGAAGGCATCGGCGATGAACCCGCGTATGCATACGCTGATCGGACAGGTGTACGATACGTTCACCGCCTCAGATGTGAAGCTTACGCTGATGGAGCTGTATCCCGACGATTATCCGGTAACGGTCGGGCATTCGCTTGGTGTAGCTGGTGAGGAGCGAGTCCGAGAGGTGCCGCTGTATGAGCTGGACCGCGTCGAGGGCTACGGTAACCTGTCACTCGTCTGGGTGCCGAGAACGGATCGGGATGACGTTCGGAATCGCACGTTCGAGCGGCTGCACGAAATCGTTGAAATCTTGCGCAGTCCGGACGGCTGTCCGTGGGACCGCGAGCAGACGCATGAGTCGCTGCGGCGTAATCTGATCGAGGAAGCGTACGAGGTGTTGGAGACGATCGAGGAGGACGACCCGGAGCATATGCGCGAGGAGCTCGGCGACTTGCTGCTGCAGGTGATGCTCCATGCACAGATCGAGGCCGATGTCGGTTCGTTCACGGTGTACGACGTCATTGCAGAGCTGAACGAGAAGCTTATTCGCCGTCATCCGCATGTGTTCGGAGCAAGCCAAGCCGAGGATGCCGAGGAGGCGCTCGTCAATTGGCAGCAGATTAAAGCAGAGGAGAAGCGTCTTAAGGGCATTGAGCCAGGCAGTCAGTCGGTGCTGGGCGGTGTTCCCCGCGGGCTGCCGGGCCTCATGAAGGCGTACAAGCTGCAGAAGAAGGCGGCTGAGGTCGGCTTCGACTGGAAGACGCTCGAGGACGTGCTGCCTATTGTGCAGTCCGAGCTGGATGAAGTGATCGAGGCGATCCGCACGAGCGGGAAGGCCGAGCAGCATGAGGAGCTGGGCGATCTGCTCTTCGCCGTGGTGAATCTGGCGCGCTTCCTGAAGGTCGAGCCGGAGGAAGCGATGGCTGACGCCAGTCGCAAGTTCGTCATGCGGTTCCAGTACATTGAGGAGCAGCTGAAGCAGAGGGGCTTGACACCGCAGGAGGCGGACCTGCAGCAGATGGAGGATTTGTGGCAGGAAGCAAAAAAAGTTCTCAAACGTAGTAGTGAATAG
- a CDS encoding HU family DNA-binding protein has translation MNKMDLINNIAEKSGMSKKDVESVLNSFIGEVTDALATGDKVQLIGFGTFETRKRSGRTGRNPQTGQEIVIPESNVPAFKAGNKLKEAVK, from the coding sequence ATGAACAAAATGGATCTGATCAACAACATTGCTGAAAAAAGCGGCATGTCCAAAAAAGACGTAGAATCCGTATTGAACAGCTTCATCGGCGAAGTAACCGATGCGCTGGCCACTGGCGATAAAGTTCAACTGATCGGCTTCGGTACATTCGAAACGCGCAAGCGCTCGGGACGTACCGGTCGCAACCCGCAGACAGGTCAAGAAATAGTGATCCCAGAATCGAACGTGCCTGCCTTCAAGGCTGGCAACAAGCTTAAAGAAGCGGTGAAGTAA
- a CDS encoding RNA-binding S4 domain-containing protein, with protein MRLDKFLKLSRLIKRRTVAKDVSEQGRVWINGREAKPSSAVKVGDELTVQFGQKLVTIRVELLSESTRKEDAAKMYTLLKEEMNKQETDSLF; from the coding sequence ATGAGGCTCGATAAATTTCTGAAGCTCTCGCGGCTGATCAAGCGGCGTACCGTAGCGAAGGACGTATCCGAGCAAGGCCGCGTATGGATTAACGGCAGAGAAGCGAAGCCGAGCAGCGCGGTGAAGGTCGGAGACGAGCTGACGGTGCAGTTCGGGCAGAAGCTCGTCACGATTCGCGTCGAGCTGTTGAGCGAATCGACGCGGAAGGAAGATGCCGCGAAGATGTACACGCTGTTGAAGGAAGAGATGAATAAGCAGGAGACGGATTCTTTATTCTAA
- the yabP gene encoding sporulation protein YabP: protein MVEQPGKVKRQEIKMLNRKLLEVSGVLNVESFDSEEFLLETDSGYLMIKGQNLHIKNLSLDQGLVAIEGYVHELAYLDSNGQGKSKGLWGKLFK, encoded by the coding sequence ATGGTGGAGCAACCGGGCAAGGTGAAACGTCAGGAGATCAAGATGCTGAATCGCAAGCTGCTCGAAGTATCTGGCGTCCTGAACGTAGAGAGCTTCGACAGCGAGGAGTTTTTGCTGGAAACCGACAGCGGCTATCTGATGATTAAGGGGCAGAACCTGCATATCAAAAACTTGAGCCTTGATCAAGGGTTAGTGGCGATTGAAGGCTATGTCCATGAGCTGGCGTATCTCGATTCGAACGGGCAGGGCAAGTCCAAGGGGCTGTGGGGGAAGCTGTTTAAGTGA
- the yabQ gene encoding spore cortex biosynthesis protein YabQ — translation MTLHVQFLTLGMMCAGGLSLGGLFDLYRVLSGQLRVPVWLRAVLDLVYWLAGTVIVFLLLYESNWGEVRPFIFLGLGIGVTLYFLLFSRSVIWVINGMIRIVLWIARLLRQLVIIFIIRPAIGLYRLALILFGFVCAAAIFMYRVVLQLLYPLWRLVTWLLRPLGRWLRIPVPGWLRQGYERVVRLIRKLFQ, via the coding sequence GTGACGCTACACGTCCAATTCCTTACGCTGGGCATGATGTGCGCGGGAGGCTTGTCACTAGGCGGCTTATTCGATCTGTACCGGGTGCTCTCTGGCCAGCTGAGAGTGCCGGTATGGCTTCGGGCCGTTCTCGATCTCGTGTACTGGCTCGCTGGAACCGTTATCGTATTCCTTCTGCTCTATGAGAGCAATTGGGGGGAAGTTCGCCCTTTCATCTTTCTCGGTCTAGGCATTGGTGTAACGCTTTACTTTTTGCTGTTTAGCCGTTCGGTGATCTGGGTAATTAACGGCATGATCCGCATCGTGCTATGGATCGCGCGTCTTCTCCGCCAGCTGGTCATTATTTTCATTATACGACCAGCCATAGGACTGTATCGGCTTGCGCTTATTTTGTTTGGTTTTGTGTGCGCTGCCGCTATTTTCATGTACCGAGTTGTGTTACAATTGCTATACCCATTGTGGCGACTCGTTACTTGGCTGCTTCGACCGCTGGGCAGATGGCTGCGTATTCCAGTTCCAGGCTGGCTGCGGCAAGGGTATGAACGGGTTGTGCGCCTGATCCGCAAGCTTTTCCAATGA
- a CDS encoding septum formation initiator family protein produces MQPNSKAVQTQLQSKGVIRRRRLVMLVMICFLSWAGVTLWNQNDKIHARKEQVAALQAKLAETQATNDSVQRELERLNDPEYVEQMIRKELQYVKPGETLFYTPQSGGR; encoded by the coding sequence ATGCAACCCAATTCTAAAGCCGTTCAGACTCAACTTCAGAGCAAAGGTGTCATTCGCAGACGCCGGTTGGTGATGCTGGTGATGATATGCTTTTTGAGCTGGGCAGGCGTAACGCTTTGGAATCAGAATGATAAGATTCACGCACGCAAGGAGCAGGTTGCCGCATTGCAGGCGAAGCTGGCGGAGACGCAAGCGACGAATGACAGTGTGCAGCGCGAGCTCGAGCGGCTGAACGATCCGGAGTATGTGGAGCAGATGATTCGCAAGGAGCTGCAATATGTGAAGCCCGGCGAAACATTGTTTTATACCCCTCAATCAGGGGGCCGATAA
- a CDS encoding S1 domain-containing RNA-binding protein yields MAIEVGSKLQGKVTGITHFGAFVELSEGVTGLVHISEIADNYVKDVNDHLKLADIVTVKVINVDKDGKIGLSIKQAVDRPADAAPPTRPARFERQGGDRGGDRGGFNRGDRGDRGNRGGKPPVGRLSFEDKMARFLKDSEDRISSLKKNTEGKRGGRGARRD; encoded by the coding sequence ATGGCAATTGAAGTGGGCAGCAAGCTGCAAGGTAAAGTTACAGGCATTACTCACTTTGGGGCGTTCGTTGAGCTATCCGAGGGAGTGACAGGGTTAGTTCATATCTCGGAGATTGCAGATAACTACGTCAAGGACGTGAACGATCATCTGAAGCTAGCCGATATCGTTACGGTGAAAGTGATTAATGTCGACAAGGACGGCAAGATCGGATTGTCCATCAAGCAAGCGGTGGACCGCCCTGCAGATGCCGCTCCTCCAACAAGGCCCGCTCGTTTTGAACGTCAAGGCGGAGACCGTGGCGGTGATCGTGGAGGCTTTAACCGAGGTGACCGTGGGGACCGCGGCAATCGTGGAGGCAAGCCACCCGTTGGCCGACTCAGCTTTGAGGACAAGATGGCGCGTTTCTTGAAGGATAGTGAAGATCGAATTTCCTCCCTGAAGAAGAATACGGAAGGCAAGCGTGGCGGACGCGGTGCGCGTCGCGACTAG
- the spoIIE gene encoding stage II sporulation protein E, whose protein sequence is MSSTGSESTRKLRASIKAAFNENRLVQAVVGKKWSILLLFMAFLLGRAMILDELAPFGVAIFAVMYFLRRELLLWTAVFVAAGSLFSADPVHTGYVLAEMVVFLLMQKGVERFQRSDISYAPAMVFMTVFFVQMFASLSTEGMSWYTLMMIGVEALLSLILTHIFLQALPVFTLTRKNYSLKNEEVICLIILLASVMTGTVGWTAGSLTIEHVLSRYLILLFAFVGGAPLGASVGVVSGLILSLANSSAIYQMSLLAFAGMLAGLLREGRRMAVAFGMLLGTSILSVYLGNQSEIMSSTWESVAAAALFLMTPRGVIEMLAKYVPGTQENLKSQHDYAKRVRDVTAHRVEQFSEVFRQLSRSFKQITVDSQPLRKEEEVGHFMNSVAEKSCATCWKRQQCWDERFYQTYKYMTDMMTEVELNPGMSRKELSSEWKKICIKPDQVLGVMQQQYHMYKNDQHWKRQIMDSRQLVADQLSGVSQVMEDLAKEIKREGQELFMQEEQIRSALEELGLSIHSIDIISLDEGNVEIEIIHQYTRGFDECRKIIAPLLSEIVGEHIAVKEEQPLERKEGYSTVVFGSAKEFEVETGVAGAAKGGDLLSGDSFSTIELGNGKFAVALSDGMGNGERARAESSAALSILQQLLKSGMDEKLAIKSVNSVLMLRSSDEVFATVDVALIDLYSANTTFMKIGSTPSFIKRGDEVFPVTANNLPVGILQDLDIDLVSVPLKHGDVLIMMTDGIYDAPGHAVNKELWMKRVISEIEADHPQDFADILLERVVRYHHGEIYDDMTVMVARVEKFQPEWATFRTPHVQRIERPRTVS, encoded by the coding sequence ATGAGCTCGACAGGCTCGGAAAGCACGAGAAAACTGCGGGCATCCATCAAGGCTGCCTTCAATGAAAACAGACTCGTCCAAGCTGTCGTCGGTAAGAAGTGGTCGATCCTGCTGTTGTTCATGGCTTTCCTCCTCGGTCGGGCAATGATTCTCGACGAGCTGGCTCCATTCGGTGTCGCGATCTTTGCGGTCATGTACTTCCTGCGGCGAGAGCTGCTGCTATGGACGGCCGTGTTCGTGGCGGCGGGCAGCCTGTTCTCGGCAGATCCCGTGCATACGGGCTACGTGCTGGCGGAGATGGTCGTGTTCTTGCTCATGCAGAAGGGCGTTGAGCGGTTCCAGCGCTCCGATATCTCCTACGCCCCAGCGATGGTATTCATGACCGTATTCTTCGTGCAGATGTTCGCCTCTCTGTCAACTGAGGGGATGAGCTGGTACACGCTGATGATGATCGGCGTCGAGGCGCTGCTGAGCTTGATTCTGACCCATATCTTCCTGCAGGCGCTGCCTGTATTCACCTTAACTCGTAAAAATTATAGTCTCAAAAATGAAGAGGTCATCTGTCTCATTATTCTGCTCGCCTCGGTCATGACCGGAACGGTCGGCTGGACGGCCGGCTCACTTACGATTGAGCATGTGCTGTCGCGCTACTTGATCCTGCTGTTCGCCTTCGTCGGCGGGGCACCTCTTGGCGCCTCCGTCGGTGTCGTGTCCGGGCTCATTCTCAGTCTGGCCAACTCCAGTGCGATCTACCAGATGAGCCTGCTCGCCTTCGCCGGCATGCTCGCCGGATTGCTGCGGGAAGGGCGAAGGATGGCCGTTGCCTTCGGCATGCTGCTCGGCACGTCGATCTTATCGGTCTACCTCGGTAATCAATCGGAGATTATGAGCTCGACCTGGGAATCGGTGGCGGCGGCAGCACTGTTCCTGATGACCCCGAGGGGTGTAATTGAGATGCTTGCGAAGTACGTGCCGGGCACTCAGGAGAATCTGAAGTCGCAGCACGATTATGCGAAGCGGGTTCGCGATGTGACGGCCCATCGGGTCGAGCAGTTCTCGGAGGTGTTCCGTCAGCTGTCGCGCAGCTTCAAGCAGATTACGGTCGATTCGCAGCCGCTCCGCAAGGAGGAGGAGGTCGGCCACTTCATGAATTCCGTCGCAGAGAAATCGTGCGCCACGTGCTGGAAGCGACAGCAATGCTGGGACGAGCGATTTTACCAGACGTATAAATATATGACCGATATGATGACCGAGGTAGAGCTGAACCCGGGTATGTCGCGCAAGGAGCTATCCAGTGAGTGGAAAAAAATATGTATCAAGCCCGATCAGGTGCTCGGCGTTATGCAGCAGCAATATCATATGTACAAGAACGATCAGCACTGGAAAAGGCAAATCATGGACAGTCGCCAGCTAGTCGCTGACCAGCTGTCCGGCGTCTCCCAGGTGATGGAGGATCTCGCGAAGGAGATCAAGCGGGAGGGGCAGGAGCTGTTCATGCAGGAGGAGCAAATTCGGTCCGCGCTGGAGGAGCTCGGCTTATCGATTCATTCGATCGATATTATTAGCCTTGATGAGGGCAATGTGGAGATCGAGATTATCCATCAGTACACAAGAGGCTTCGACGAGTGCCGTAAAATTATAGCGCCGCTGCTATCGGAAATCGTGGGCGAGCATATCGCCGTTAAGGAAGAGCAGCCGCTCGAGCGCAAGGAAGGCTACAGCACGGTCGTGTTCGGCTCGGCGAAGGAGTTCGAGGTCGAGACGGGGGTGGCAGGAGCGGCCAAGGGCGGCGACCTGCTGTCGGGCGACAGCTTCAGCACGATTGAGCTGGGCAACGGGAAGTTCGCGGTCGCGCTTAGCGATGGGATGGGCAACGGCGAGCGGGCACGTGCGGAGAGCAGTGCGGCGCTGTCGATCTTGCAGCAGCTCTTGAAGTCTGGGATGGATGAGAAGCTGGCGATTAAGTCGGTCAATTCCGTACTGATGCTGAGATCGTCCGACGAGGTGTTCGCCACGGTCGACGTCGCACTCATTGACCTGTATAGTGCGAATACGACGTTCATGAAGATCGGCTCGACGCCTAGCTTCATTAAAAGAGGCGACGAGGTGTTCCCGGTGACGGCGAATAACTTGCCAGTCGGCATTCTGCAGGATCTCGACATCGATCTAGTCAGTGTACCGCTCAAGCACGGGGACGTGCTCATTATGATGACAGATGGCATCTACGACGCACCTGGTCATGCGGTGAACAAGGAGCTGTGGATGAAACGGGTGATTTCGGAGATTGAGGCGGACCATCCACAGGACTTCGCTGACATTTTGCTGGAGCGGGTCGTACGTTACCACCACGGGGAAATCTATGACGATATGACGGTGATGGTCGCGCGCGTAGAGAAGTTCCAGCCGGAATGGGCGACCTTCCGAACGCCTCATGTGCAGCGTATTGAGCGCCCGAGAACCGTTAGCTAA